The genomic region GGTGCGATCGTGCGGCCACAGCACCGATACGAATTTCGCCTCCGGAAACGCGCGCCGCACCGCCGCTTCCTGCGCAGCGGCGGAGGCCGGCACGGTGCCGGCCTCCACGTTCATCAGATCGCGATACCACAGACGCTCAATCTCGCTGTCGTACAGATACAGCCCGCCGGTGATCGCCAGCAGCAACAGCACCGGCGCCACCAGCAGACCCATCAGGAAGTGCCAGCGCCACACCGCGCGATACGGTTTGTTGGCGGCGGACGCTTCGTCGCGCGCTGCGTCGACCTCCGACTCAGAACGCATGGCGCACGCGCAGACCGACATGTCGCGGTTCGCCCGGCAACACGCTGAAGACATTGCCCGATGCCGAGTAATACGTCTTGTCCAGCGCGTTGTTGATCGTCAGGCCGATCGACCAGTCGTCGCGCGCGTACTGCACGCCCAGATCGACCAGGCCATAGCCGGGCAGGCGCACATCGCTACCGTTGACCAGTCGCCGGTCGCTGACGGCATACACGCCGGCATCGAACGACCACGGCGTGCCCGCGATGGCATAGCGCGAACGGATCAATCCGGTGAGCTTCGGCGTATCGCCCAGTTCCGCATTCTGGTCGCCGTCGTTGCTGCGCGTGACCTTGCCGTCCAGACGGGCGACCCCCCAGGTCAGATCCCAGTCCGCAGTGAGCTGCGAAACGCCTTCCAGCTCGATGCCGCGCACGCGCTGTTCACCGTCCTGCACGCTGAAATCCGGATCGACCGGATCGGCGGTCAGCGCATCCTTCCTGCTGATATCTAACACCGCGACGCTCAGGCGATTGCGATCAGTGTTCAGCCGCACGCCCGCTTCGAGTTGTTCCGAGCGTTCCGGGTCGAAGGTGTTGCCGTTGGCGTCGCGGGCACCGAGGATGCTTTCGGTGTCGAAGCCGGTGTTGACGCCGCCGAACAGCGACCAGCGATCCGACAGCCGCAGGTTGGTCGCCAATTGCCAGGTCGTCGCCGACACCTCGGATGCATCGCGGATGCCGTCATTGGTCTGCTCGTAGTCGAAACGACTGTGGCGGATGCCGGCGATGATGTCCCACGACGGGGTCAGCGAGATCAGATCCTGCGCATAGAACGCGGTGCCGTCGCCCAGGCCGGCGAAGTCGAAACTGAAGGCGGTGGTCGGCGCGACTCCGGGGTAGGTGTAGATGGGCGCGTAGCTGTTGATCGGCGCGACATCGGTGAGGTTGTACTGCAGGAAGGTGCTGTCTTCGCGGCTCGCTTCGATGCCCACGAGCAGCTTGTGGCCGATGCGTCCGGTGTCGAAATGGCCGCTGAGATCGAGTTGTGCGATCTGGTAATCGTCGTCCTCGGTGCCGTAGCGTCCGTTGCGGTTCACGGTGGCGCCATCGGCCTGCATGCTGCGCAGGCGGACCTGACTGAAATCGGTGCGGAAGCCCTGGTACTGGTAGCGCGGGCTCAGGGTCCACGATTCCGAAAGTTCGATGTCGGCCCACAGCTGGATCAGCGGCGAATCGGCGGTCAGCGGGCGCAGCGAAGGCTCGCCGAGGAAGCGCTCGCGCGACACCGTGCCGCGACCGTTGCCGACCACCGTACCCACCACCGGCAGACCGGCGTAGCCGAGCGTTTCGCGTTCGATGTATTCGGACAGCCAATGCACAGTCACCGCGTCCGACACCTTCCAGCGCGCGGCGAGCGCGATGTTGTTGCGGTCGATGTCCTGACCGTCGACGAAGGTGCCCGAGCGTTCGATCTCGCCGGTCAGCCGCGCCGCGAAACGGTCGCTGC from Lysobacter sp. harbors:
- a CDS encoding TonB-dependent siderophore receptor produces the protein MSHATHSKPFFSIPRITALSIAIACSLASPAFAAQTPADAPDGATPETLDTVIVTGTKADDAFGEKSGIPLSRMPQSVQVIDAEQIQTQGARSVGDLLRNVPSANPGNSRVARYQSFSLKVRGFLADQMRNGIRQRYYEDIDASAMSNVDRLEILKGPSSVLYGQSAVGGIISVITQRPESGFGGSATIRVGEHDERVAGFDVTGAIGGSDRFAARLTGEIERSGTFVDGQDIDRNNIALAARWKVSDAVTVHWLSEYIERETLGYAGLPVVGTVVGNGRGTVSRERFLGEPSLRPLTADSPLIQLWADIELSESWTLSPRYQYQGFRTDFSQVRLRSMQADGATVNRNGRYGTEDDDYQIAQLDLSGHFDTGRIGHKLLVGIEASREDSTFLQYNLTDVAPINSYAPIYTYPGVAPTTAFSFDFAGLGDGTAFYAQDLISLTPSWDIIAGIRHSRFDYEQTNDGIRDASEVSATTWQLATNLRLSDRWSLFGGVNTGFDTESILGARDANGNTFDPERSEQLEAGVRLNTDRNRLSVAVLDISRKDALTADPVDPDFSVQDGEQRVRGIELEGVSQLTADWDLTWGVARLDGKVTRSNDGDQNAELGDTPKLTGLIRSRYAIAGTPWSFDAGVYAVSDRRLVNGSDVRLPGYGLVDLGVQYARDDWSIGLTINNALDKTYYSASGNVFSVLPGEPRHVGLRVRHAF